One genomic window of Sardina pilchardus chromosome 15, fSarPil1.1, whole genome shotgun sequence includes the following:
- the LOC134102530 gene encoding growth arrest and DNA damage-inducible protein GADD45 beta-like: protein MTLEEVVGCNITDKKMETVSQALEELLAAAQRQDCLTVGVYESAKLMNVDPDSVVLCVLATDEEDEDDIALQIHFTLIQAFCCDNDINILRVSGIKRLAEVLCEPTTTDSNANEPKDLHCILVTNPQCQPFKCPALQEVGSYCKESRCKNQWVPYLSLQER from the exons ATGACACTGGAAGAAGTCGTTGGATGCAACATAACCGATAAGAA AATGGAGACCGTGAGTCAAGCGTTAGAGGAGCTGCTGGCTGCAGCCCAGAGGCAAGACTGCCTTACAGTAGGAGTCTACGAGTCGGCCAAACTAATGAATGT TGATCCAGACAGCGTGGTGTTGTGCGTGCTAGCCacggacgaggaggacgaggacgataTCGCTCTGCAGATCCACTTCACGCTCATCCAGGCGTTCTGTTGCGACAACGACATCAACATCCTGCGCGTGTCCGGGATCAAGCGCCTGGCTGAGGTGCTCTGCGAGCCCACCACCACCGACAGCAACGCCAACGAACCGAAAGACCTGCACTGCATTCTCGTCACG AATCCTCAGTGCCAGCCTTTCAAGTGCCCGGCTCTTCAGGAAGTGGGCAGCTACTGCAAGGAGAGTCGCTGCAAGAACCAGTGGGTGCCCTACCTCTCCCTGCAAGAACGCTGA